The following nucleotide sequence is from Candidatus Obscuribacterales bacterium.
GCTTTGTTGTGAAACAGCCATGCGTCACGATGAGGCTCTGAGAGCTAGGTTCTCTGGAGGCTGAACATCATTGAGTAAATATGCGGACTGTGAACTGTCCTAGGGTTAAGGGAACTTAGTCGGTGGAAACTCGGTCGCAATCCTATAGGCTAATAGACTACTTTAACTTAGGGGCGTCGTATCAACGTAGGCATTAGATCTGCAGGAACAAATGTAGAGCGCTTATATCTCTCCAGAGATGCGCACTCAGACCAGCGATCGCTCCTACCTCTTTGCGTACCCCGTGGGATAACGATCCCAGCGGCCAAGTATCCTTTCTGTTTACAGCATACGTTAGGATGACCGGGCTGCGTCTACCAACGCCAAGATGACAGATCACTCAGATCCAACAAGGTTAAATCATGGCAAGTAAACTGTTACTCATCCTGACATCCACCCTCTCCATCACTGGCCTACTAATCACACTTGGGTTACCGCAACAAGCGATCGCCCAAGTAGTCAGTAGTGCTTCGCAGCTTAACCAAACGACCTTTGAGCCTCCTCCTGGGCAAGATAGCCCAGACCAAACTGCAGGAGGCGGATCGCGGGGGGAGCGCCAATGCCCAGCCGACCTGGCTATAACTAACTCAGGTGTTAACCCAGGCGAGACCTCGTCCCAGTCTGTCGACCTCAGGGTTGTCTCTGGAGAAGAAACTACCGATCCCTATCCCACTATTGAGATTCAAGTACCAGAAACCTCAGCAACCGCTGCCACCTTTAGCTTCCTCACAGGGGAAGGCCATGTTGTTTACGAAGCAGTTATACCGATTGAACAAGTTCCAGGTATTGTCTCAGTTGCTCTACCTAAGCATCAACCAGGCTTAGATGTTGGAGAGCGATATTATTGGATGTTTGCCCTCGTCTGTGATCCAGAGAATCGCTTGCTAGACGTCGCTATTGGTGGCACCGTCCATCGAGTAGAAGACTCCCATACCTCCCAGTCATCTTGGCAGTAGCGCTTCATTGCCATCTAGAGCAAGCTCAAGCATTCATGGCACAGGTCTAAGGTTAAGCCCAATGACGAAGGGGTGACTATGCTTGAGATTAACCGTGCCTGATCCAATCTATAGCTAGGATACAGGCGATCCGCTCTAGGAGTCAGCCGCCATGTCTATCAAGGTGCTGATTCACCTGTTAGACATGGCAACAGCATGATGTCTGA
It contains:
- a CDS encoding DUF928 domain-containing protein, with product MASKLLLILTSTLSITGLLITLGLPQQAIAQVVSSASQLNQTTFEPPPGQDSPDQTAGGGSRGERQCPADLAITNSGVNPGETSSQSVDLRVVSGEETTDPYPTIEIQVPETSATAATFSFLTGEGHVVYEAVIPIEQVPGIVSVALPKHQPGLDVGERYYWMFALVCDPENRLLDVAIGGTVHRVEDSHTSQSSWQ